In the genome of Maribacter forsetii DSM 18668, the window AAAGCAACATACAATACTGGTGTTGAGTACCAGTTATTGGAACCAGAACATATGGATACTAAAACTCCTTTAAAAAGACCAGGTACTATATGGGGCTTAGCTCCACAACTAAATACCGTTGAAGCAAATCCGGTTGGGCAATGGAATACCACACGAATTATTCAACAAAACGGAAAAATTCAGTTTTATCTTAACGGCGTACTTACGGCCCAAGAAGAAATAAATTCCGCCGCTTGGAAAAATAAAGTTGCCAACTCAAAATTTAAAAACGCACCTGGCTTCGGTAAAGCAACCCAAGGTAAAATTGCATTTCAAAATTGGTATTTTGAGTCTTGGTTTCGAAATATAAAAATTAGGGAATTGTAATAAATAATAACTTCTATTACAAATACCGTAAATATAAATTTGAATTTAATAGCAAGTGTAATGCAAGGCAAAAAAAGTTACTGTAAATATAAGTGATTCTCCATATCTCATATTTTAGATATAAAGAATCACTTTAAAAAGCTGGTATACTCATAATACCAAACCTTCCTAAATATTAATCAAAATAAGAATACAACTCTTTTTTTAAGTTTTCCCATTGTCCCTTATCTCCACTAATTATTTGACCTACTTCTTTTACTTTAGAGGTACCAAAGCCAATAGCTTCTTTAATGCCAATATGAGGCGGTAAGGACAATGCTCCACTATTAACTACAGCATCAATAATAAATGGTTTTTTACTTGCTTTAGCTTGTATAATGGCTGCATCGATATCTTCTGCATGCTCGACCCTAACACCATCACCACCACAAAGTTTAGCATATTCAGCAAAATTGACATTGGTTTCATGTAAAGCGTCTAGGCTTGCTGCCAAACCTGCTTCTTCCATTTCTAACTTAACAAAGCTTAGTTCTGAATTATTGAATATCAAGACTTTAATTGGCAGTTCATATTTAACAGCTGTTATAAAATCTTGCATAGACATATTAAAGGCTCCGTCTCCACAAAATGCCCATATTTCTTTATTCTTATTTGCAAATTGAGCGCCAATGGCAGAAGGTAACCCTACAGCCATAGAACCATGATTAAAAGAACCAATAACTCTTCTTTGACTATGAAAAGATATATGGTGTGCCGCCCATATAGCAGAGGTACCAGTTTCTACGGTGAAAATGGCATCGTTTGCTGCATGCTCGTTTACCAAGTCTGCAAATATTTGTGGATGCAATGGTTCATGATCACGGGTAGGAGAGGCTTGTTTTTTCATATTCGCTCTCCAATCTATAAAATTACCTCTTAATTTATCTAAAAACGCTGTATCGCTTTTCTGATCAACTTTCGGATTCAACAATTCTAAAAATGATGATATATCGCTCCATACACCTAGTGATACTGAGGTTCTATTTCCTATATTTTCTTGTCTAATATCTACCTGTATCGTTTTTGTTTGATGTGGAAGAAAGTCTATATATGGAAAATCAGTACCTAGCATCAGTAATAAATCACAATTCATAACGGCATTATAACCTGAAGGATTTCCTATTAAGCCAGTAAGCCCTACAACATTATCAGTATCATGATCAAAAATATCGCTAGCACGTAAACTATGGGTTATAGGTGCTTGTAGTTTTTTAGCCAACTCCAATACTGCACTACGACTCTCACGACAACCGTCACCTGCTAAAATACCAACTGTTTTCGCTCCATTTAATAATTTAGCAGCTTCTAAAATGCTGGTGTCATCAGGTACTAAACGAGATGTGTATTTTTTAATTGGATGAATAAACTGTTCATTTTTTGCCTTCATTTCTGCAACGTTTGCAGGTAACTCTATTCTACAAACAGCATTATTAGCCATGGCAATTTTAATGGCTCGTTGTATAACCATGGGTGCCTGTTCTGGTGTTTCTATAACCGCCTGATAATCACAAACATCATCAAATACCTTTTTTAAATCTACTTCTTGAAAAAAGTTGGTACCCTGTTGTTTCTGATTAATTTGACCTGTAATGGCAATTACAGGCGTGCGTTCTTTTTTAGCATTGTATAATCCATTAATCAAGTGTAAAGCTCCAGGACCAACGGTACCTGCACAGACCGATAAATTGTTACTGGTTTGACTATGCCCAAAGGCGGCAAAAGAAGCATTGCCCTCGTGTTTCATACCGATCCAATCAACAGTGTCTCGTTCTTCTATTGCTTTAACAAAAAAGTTTAAGGCATCACCCGTTACTCCATATACTTTGTCTACTCCAACACTTTGTAAAATATCTAGTAGTTGTTCTGATACATTTTTACTCATGATAATTTTCTTTAAATTTTATAATTAGGATGAAAAAAGCATCCGTTAGTTATCTATACTCCGGATTTTCGAAATTCCAACGTGTACCGTCATCCCAATCTTTTCTTGAATTTCCGTAAGACGGATATCCTTCGTTATCCTTCAACATTTTAGCCAAATGCATTAGATTGTATGACATAAAAGTGGTGTTACGATTCGTAAATTCAGAATCAAAACCTACTGGTGGCTCAATTTTTTCGCCATCCCATTCCGTATCTCCATAACTGGGTCCGGGTCCAACTTTACC includes:
- a CDS encoding thiamine pyrophosphate-dependent enzyme, giving the protein MSKNVSEQLLDILQSVGVDKVYGVTGDALNFFVKAIEERDTVDWIGMKHEGNASFAAFGHSQTSNNLSVCAGTVGPGALHLINGLYNAKKERTPVIAITGQINQKQQGTNFFQEVDLKKVFDDVCDYQAVIETPEQAPMVIQRAIKIAMANNAVCRIELPANVAEMKAKNEQFIHPIKKYTSRLVPDDTSILEAAKLLNGAKTVGILAGDGCRESRSAVLELAKKLQAPITHSLRASDIFDHDTDNVVGLTGLIGNPSGYNAVMNCDLLLMLGTDFPYIDFLPHQTKTIQVDIRQENIGNRTSVSLGVWSDISSFLELLNPKVDQKSDTAFLDKLRGNFIDWRANMKKQASPTRDHEPLHPQIFADLVNEHAANDAIFTVETGTSAIWAAHHISFHSQRRVIGSFNHGSMAVGLPSAIGAQFANKNKEIWAFCGDGAFNMSMQDFITAVKYELPIKVLIFNNSELSFVKLEMEEAGLAASLDALHETNVNFAEYAKLCGGDGVRVEHAEDIDAAIIQAKASKKPFIIDAVVNSGALSLPPHIGIKEAIGFGTSKVKEVGQIISGDKGQWENLKKELYSYFD